A stretch of the Flavobacterium aquiphilum genome encodes the following:
- the gldN gene encoding gliding motility protein GldN, with amino-acid sequence MKTKNLVAVIAFVVGGFSSFAQSNLLNAKTPDQIGKKTQSQVSLDNDKPLAYGYVDDRDILMGKTVWEIVDLSERFNFPLYFPIDSTNIGKDRRSLFDVLIKGIKTNKITEVYADDYFNTKKTFKDMSSSFTYIDTTNAGREEVNANRDLYFPKEKVGYKTVKGKKVKVMLPAGPAKVLDPQFIDKRELTAQDITGYRLKGYWYFDKRQSELKYRLLGICPVAPEAREVGNDNADYIDLFWIFYPSVRDYLHGYLAFNEKNSAMPVSFDRILDSRQFSGVIYKEENVYGDRLITEYINENALNQLLESDRIKDKIRDFEHDMWNY; translated from the coding sequence ATGAAGACTAAAAATTTAGTTGCAGTTATAGCATTTGTTGTGGGAGGTTTTTCTTCATTTGCGCAGTCAAATTTGTTGAATGCAAAAACTCCTGATCAAATTGGAAAGAAAACTCAATCTCAAGTATCTCTTGATAATGATAAGCCTTTAGCCTACGGTTATGTAGATGACAGGGATATTTTGATGGGGAAGACAGTATGGGAAATTGTCGATTTGAGTGAGCGTTTTAATTTCCCTCTTTATTTCCCAATCGATTCTACGAATATTGGAAAAGACAGAAGGTCATTGTTTGATGTTTTGATTAAAGGTATTAAGACTAATAAAATAACTGAAGTGTATGCTGATGATTATTTTAATACCAAAAAAACGTTTAAAGATATGAGTAGTTCATTTACTTATATTGATACAACCAATGCCGGTAGAGAGGAAGTAAATGCAAATAGAGACTTATATTTTCCAAAAGAAAAAGTTGGCTATAAAACTGTAAAAGGTAAAAAGGTAAAAGTAATGTTGCCTGCAGGACCAGCTAAAGTTTTAGATCCTCAGTTTATTGATAAAAGAGAACTTACTGCTCAAGATATTACAGGATATAGATTAAAAGGATATTGGTATTTTGATAAACGTCAAAGTGAATTGAAATATCGTTTGCTAGGTATTTGTCCTGTAGCTCCTGAGGCTAGAGAAGTTGGTAATGATAATGCTGATTATATCGATTTGTTTTGGATATTTTATCCTTCGGTTCGTGATTATTTGCATGGTTACTTGGCATTCAATGAGAAAAATTCAGCTATGCCTGTCTCTTTTGATAGAATACTTGATTCACGTCAGTTTAGCGGAGTTATCTACAAAGAAGAAAATGTGTATGGTGACCGTTTGATTACCGAATACATTAACGAAAATGCATTGAATCAGTTATTGGAATCGGATAGAATAAAAGATAAAATCCGTGATTTTGAACACGATATGTGGAATTACTAA
- a CDS encoding DUF983 domain-containing protein: protein MLKKGSKLYSILTGTCPKCMNESMYVDKNPYHLGSVLKMHENCSHCGLKYQIEPSFFYGAMYVSYGVNVAIGIGTFIVSYLMLKASIQTSFIAIIATMIVLYPLVLRWSRNIYINMFVSYDPTTKKD, encoded by the coding sequence ATGTTAAAAAAAGGATCCAAATTATATAGCATTTTAACAGGAACTTGTCCAAAATGCATGAATGAGAGCATGTATGTAGACAAAAACCCTTATCATTTAGGCTCAGTACTTAAGATGCATGAAAATTGTAGCCATTGCGGACTGAAGTATCAAATCGAACCTTCCTTTTTTTATGGAGCAATGTATGTAAGTTATGGCGTCAATGTAGCAATTGGAATTGGAACTTTTATCGTTTCCTATCTAATGTTGAAGGCCAGCATACAAACTTCTTTTATAGCAATAATTGCCACAATGATTGTTCTTTACCCATTAGTCTTAAGATGGTCCAGAAATATCTATATCAATATGTTTGTTTCCTATGACCCAACCACAAAAAAAGATTAG
- the gldM gene encoding gliding motility protein GldM, producing MAGGKLTPRQKMINLMYLVFIAMLALNMSKEVLSAFGLINERFETANNLALSTNEAILADLDVKAQDKPEQYKAPNEIGKKVDVATTTFYKYVETLKTGFTKDIKREENGKLPYETMDNSSKLDESWFSGDGLSAKGKEVVAAVETYKAAIKSAIGNDPKFKDIATEFNTKFNTGDVVDREGVKKNNLDYNFKHFPLIASVAKLTAIQNDVNTIENQILSRLTGSTAVAAASMKNYTAIVIPEKSAFFAGEAVKGKIVLGRFDKSTVPTKVVVNGGNLNLGSALHDGQVDFSFGAGNVGEHDINGNFTFMEDGKPVAIPIKGNYVVVPKPNSATISADKMNVVYRGVINPMTISFAGISPDKVSASAPGLSSAGKAGAYNMNPGQGSEVVINVTGTLPDGSKVSDRRAFRIKGIPAPVGAIAGDVGTVKGAKSRLEVSQVSAKLLDFDFNVQLNVVGFTFKVPGQAAVIVSGDRVNAQCKAAMARATRGDMVTISDIKTKLVGSDIMLSRTAPVIFEIQ from the coding sequence ATGGCAGGAGGAAAATTAACCCCTAGACAGAAGATGATTAACCTGATGTATTTGGTTTTCATTGCAATGTTAGCATTAAACATGTCCAAAGAAGTATTATCTGCCTTTGGATTAATCAACGAAAGATTCGAAACTGCAAATAATTTAGCGTTATCTACGAATGAAGCTATTTTGGCAGATTTGGATGTTAAAGCTCAAGATAAACCTGAGCAATATAAAGCTCCTAATGAAATAGGGAAAAAAGTTGACGTAGCAACTACTACTTTTTATAAATATGTTGAAACTTTAAAAACAGGTTTCACTAAAGATATTAAAAGAGAAGAAAATGGTAAATTGCCTTATGAAACTATGGATAATTCATCAAAATTAGATGAATCATGGTTTAGTGGAGATGGTTTATCTGCAAAAGGAAAAGAAGTTGTTGCAGCTGTAGAGACTTACAAAGCTGCTATTAAATCTGCAATTGGTAATGATCCTAAATTTAAAGATATTGCTACTGAATTTAATACAAAATTCAATACTGGTGATGTAGTAGATAGAGAAGGTGTGAAAAAAAATAATTTAGATTATAATTTTAAACATTTCCCTCTTATCGCTTCTGTTGCTAAATTAACTGCAATTCAAAATGATGTTAATACAATTGAAAATCAAATTTTGAGTAGATTGACTGGATCAACAGCAGTTGCTGCAGCTTCTATGAAAAACTATACTGCAATTGTAATTCCTGAAAAATCTGCTTTCTTCGCTGGAGAGGCTGTAAAAGGAAAGATTGTTTTGGGACGTTTTGATAAATCAACAGTTCCTACAAAAGTTGTAGTTAACGGAGGTAATTTGAATCTGGGTTCAGCTTTACACGATGGTCAAGTTGATTTTAGTTTTGGAGCTGGTAATGTTGGAGAACATGACATTAATGGTAACTTTACTTTTATGGAAGATGGTAAACCGGTAGCTATTCCAATTAAAGGAAATTACGTTGTAGTTCCAAAACCGAATTCTGCAACTATTTCTGCTGATAAAATGAATGTGGTTTATAGAGGGGTTATTAACCCGATGACAATTTCATTTGCTGGAATTTCTCCTGATAAAGTATCTGCATCAGCTCCAGGTTTAAGTTCAGCAGGCAAGGCAGGAGCTTATAACATGAATCCAGGTCAAGGTTCTGAAGTTGTAATTAATGTGACAGGTACTTTACCTGATGGTTCTAAAGTGTCTGACAGAAGAGCATTCAGAATTAAAGGTATTCCTGCTCCAGTCGGTGCAATTGCTGGTGATGTGGGAACTGTTAAAGGAGCTAAATCTCGTTTAGAAGTTTCTCAAGTTTCTGCTAAATTACTTGATTTTGATTTCAATGTTCAATTGAACGTAGTAGGATTTACATTTAAAGTACCCGGACAAGCTGCGGTAATTGTTTCAGGAGACAGAGTAAATGCTCAATGTAAAGCTGCAATGGCTAGAGCTACAAGAGGTGATATGGTTACGATTTCAGATATTAAAACTAAATTGGTTGGATCTGATATCATGCTTTCAAGAACAGCTCCTGTAATTTTCGAAATACAATAA
- a CDS encoding ABC-F family ATP-binding cassette domain-containing protein: MLNIHNLSVSFGGTYLFEEVTFRLGAGDRVGLVGKNGAGKSTMLKILAKDVAPDSGVISQEKEIKLGFLRQDIDFEKGRTVLEEAYEAFTEIKFVEKKLAEINHQLVTRTDYESEEYSQIIEDLSDYTHRFELLGGYNYVGDTEKILLGLGFKREVFDNQTETFSGGWRMRIELAKLLLQSNDVLLLDEPTNHLDIESIIWLENFLRNYPGVVVIVSHDKMFLDNVTNRTIEISLGKAYDFNKPYTQYLELREELREKQLATQKNQAKKIEETQKLIERFRYSATKSSMAQSLIKKLDKVERIEVDEDDNSVMNISFPVSKEPGKVVIEAENVGKSYGDKIILKDIDLLVERGSKIAFVGQNGQGKSTFIKAIVNEFEFQGSIKLGHNVQLGYFAQNQAEYLDGELTLLQTMEDAALDSNRMKVRDMLGSFLFRGDDVEKKVKVLSGGERNRLALCKLLLQPINVLLMDEPTNHLDIKSKNVLKAALQKFGGTLLLVSHDRDFLQGMSNIVYEFKDQRIKEYLGDINYFLEQRNLENMREVEKKDVAKAAVAKESNKASYEDQKKNKTLQNRLSKIESQISQLEKDIQHDDKMLASNYDKHIEDASFFMAYNKKKEELEKLLAEWEIVQEEIDAL; this comes from the coding sequence ATGCTTAATATACATAATTTATCGGTTTCGTTTGGTGGGACTTATTTGTTCGAAGAAGTGACTTTTCGTTTAGGTGCGGGTGACCGAGTGGGACTTGTTGGAAAGAATGGAGCGGGAAAATCGACAATGCTCAAAATACTTGCAAAGGATGTTGCTCCTGATTCTGGGGTGATTTCTCAGGAAAAGGAAATTAAATTGGGTTTTTTACGTCAGGATATTGATTTTGAAAAAGGAAGAACGGTACTTGAAGAAGCCTATGAAGCCTTTACCGAAATTAAATTTGTAGAAAAAAAGTTGGCTGAAATCAATCATCAATTGGTAACAAGAACCGATTATGAAAGTGAAGAATACAGTCAAATCATTGAAGATTTATCTGATTATACACATCGTTTTGAATTGTTGGGCGGATATAATTATGTTGGTGATACTGAGAAGATACTTTTAGGATTAGGTTTTAAACGTGAGGTTTTTGATAATCAAACTGAAACTTTTTCGGGAGGTTGGAGAATGCGTATTGAGTTGGCCAAATTGCTGTTACAGTCCAATGATGTTTTATTGCTGGATGAGCCTACGAACCACTTGGATATAGAAAGTATCATTTGGTTAGAAAACTTCTTGCGAAATTATCCTGGTGTTGTCGTTATTGTTTCGCACGATAAGATGTTTTTGGATAATGTAACCAATAGAACAATCGAAATTTCTTTGGGTAAGGCTTATGATTTCAATAAACCATATACCCAATATTTGGAATTGCGTGAAGAGCTTCGAGAAAAACAATTGGCTACACAAAAGAACCAAGCTAAGAAAATTGAAGAAACACAGAAACTGATTGAGAGATTTCGATATAGCGCTACCAAATCTTCAATGGCACAATCTTTAATCAAAAAGTTAGATAAAGTTGAGCGTATTGAAGTAGATGAGGATGATAACTCGGTGATGAATATTTCGTTCCCGGTTTCCAAAGAACCTGGTAAGGTTGTAATTGAAGCCGAAAATGTGGGTAAAAGTTATGGTGATAAAATCATTCTTAAGGACATTGATTTATTGGTGGAACGTGGTAGCAAAATTGCTTTTGTTGGTCAAAATGGACAAGGAAAATCAACTTTTATTAAAGCGATTGTCAATGAATTTGAATTTCAGGGCTCAATAAAATTAGGGCACAATGTGCAATTGGGATATTTTGCCCAAAATCAAGCAGAGTATCTTGACGGTGAACTTACTTTGTTGCAAACGATGGAAGACGCTGCGTTGGACTCGAACCGAATGAAAGTTCGTGATATGTTGGGTTCATTCCTGTTCCGTGGAGATGATGTAGAGAAAAAGGTGAAAGTGCTTTCCGGGGGCGAAAGAAACCGTTTGGCATTATGTAAATTATTGTTGCAACCTATCAATGTTTTGTTGATGGATGAGCCTACCAACCACTTGGACATTAAGTCTAAAAATGTATTGAAAGCGGCTTTGCAGAAGTTTGGTGGTACGTTACTTTTGGTTTCTCACGATAGGGATTTTCTTCAGGGAATGTCCAATATCGTTTATGAGTTTAAGGATCAAAGAATCAAAGAATATTTAGGGGATATCAATTATTTCTTGGAGCAACGCAACTTGGAAAATATGCGTGAGGTTGAGAAAAAGGATGTTGCAAAAGCTGCCGTTGCAAAAGAAAGCAATAAAGCCTCTTATGAAGACCAAAAGAAAAACAAGACTTTACAAAACCGTTTGAGTAAAATAGAAAGTCAAATTAGTCAGCTGGAAAAGGATATTCAGCACGATGATAAAATGTTGGCTTCTAATTATGATAAACATATAGAAGATGCTTCCTTTTTTATGGCATACAATAAAAAGAAAGAGGAATTGGAAAAATTGCTCGCTGAATGGGAAATTGTTCAGGAAGAAATTGATGCGTTGTAG
- a CDS encoding peptidogalycan biosysnthesis protein, giving the protein MKTALSYQIYESTIQLPENWNTLASKNIFLSKEYFEILEKSAPTNMICHYISLFKDQNLVGIAISQFLDLNKLESFGDRDRCVKSSVRKFILKNFSSHVLLIGNNMLTGQNSFIFSDSISTAEGIKTLKKATNDLKSKFKSMGKKVHITTFKDYTQKDVEEFTTEVFKKNYKYCIQPNMTFDIRDEWKSEQDYINSLTKKYRDQYKRARKKAEGIEKRKLHLEDIIRHEEIIYDLYHHVAQNAPFNTFFLSKNHFRVFKEILKDKFLFYGYFLDGNLIGFNTLIKNGDTIDTYFLGYDDTVQREKMLYLNMLYDMIAYSINKGFKEIIFARTALEIKSSVGAKPIEMYGFMEHSNSRINKHVSKIFPKLEPEIIWKERNPFKE; this is encoded by the coding sequence TTGAAAACAGCACTTTCATACCAAATATACGAGTCAACAATTCAACTTCCTGAAAACTGGAATACTCTAGCTTCTAAAAATATCTTTTTATCCAAAGAATATTTTGAAATTTTAGAAAAGTCGGCTCCAACTAATATGATTTGCCACTATATAAGCCTTTTTAAAGATCAAAACTTGGTAGGCATAGCTATCTCACAATTTTTGGATTTAAACAAATTGGAATCATTTGGAGACAGAGATCGATGTGTAAAATCATCTGTTCGAAAATTCATTTTGAAAAACTTTTCTTCACATGTATTACTTATCGGCAATAACATGCTCACAGGACAAAATTCATTTATTTTTTCCGATTCCATCTCAACTGCCGAAGGCATAAAAACCTTAAAAAAAGCAACCAACGATTTGAAATCTAAATTTAAATCTATGGGCAAAAAAGTACACATTACTACTTTTAAAGATTACACCCAAAAGGATGTAGAAGAATTCACTACGGAGGTTTTTAAAAAAAATTATAAATACTGTATTCAGCCTAATATGACTTTTGACATTCGGGATGAATGGAAATCAGAACAGGACTATATCAATTCTCTAACCAAAAAATACCGTGATCAATACAAAAGAGCACGAAAAAAAGCAGAAGGAATCGAAAAGAGGAAATTGCATTTGGAAGACATTATCAGGCATGAAGAAATCATTTACGACCTCTATCATCATGTTGCCCAAAATGCGCCTTTCAATACTTTTTTCCTGAGCAAAAACCATTTTAGGGTTTTTAAAGAAATATTAAAAGACAAGTTCTTATTCTATGGTTATTTTTTGGATGGAAATCTGATTGGTTTCAACACATTGATTAAAAACGGCGACACAATTGACACCTATTTTTTAGGCTACGACGATACGGTCCAAAGGGAAAAAATGCTGTATTTAAACATGCTTTACGACATGATTGCTTATTCTATTAATAAAGGATTCAAAGAAATTATTTTTGCCAGAACCGCTTTGGAAATTAAAAGTTCTGTTGGGGCAAAACCTATAGAAATGTACGGTTTTATGGAACACAGTAATTCAAGGATAAACAAACATGTTTCTAAAATATTCCCAAAATTGGAACCTGAAATTATTTGGAAGGAACGAAATCCTTTTAAGGAGTAA
- a CDS encoding leucine-rich repeat domain-containing protein yields the protein MKNIVTLLLIFAFSTSLLANIPNSEKNCLIKLYQATNGNNWDNKWDLKAPISTWYGVTIKNDHVVGINLSNNNLVGTLPVEITNLKNLEELNLFKNQISGKIPENIGNLKNLKELNLSFNKLTGAIPNSICELTHLNSLILFMNQLSGELPKQIGNLKELEVVSLFNNGLSGELPTTLYELKNLKELMLSSNNFSGHISWNVQNLKELQNLSLFDNKMDGQIPLALAKLDNLRNINLSYNSFSGTVPKVLAEKDDFDLTMKSESGIAYQLQVTNNAKGILAADE from the coding sequence ATGAAAAATATAGTTACATTACTTCTTATTTTTGCCTTTTCAACTTCATTATTGGCAAATATTCCAAATTCTGAAAAAAATTGTTTGATAAAATTGTACCAAGCCACAAATGGCAACAATTGGGATAACAAATGGGATTTAAAAGCTCCGATTTCTACTTGGTATGGCGTTACAATTAAAAATGATCATGTAGTGGGAATCAATCTTTCTAATAATAATTTGGTGGGAACTTTGCCTGTCGAAATTACGAATTTAAAAAATTTGGAAGAATTGAATTTATTCAAAAATCAAATATCGGGGAAAATACCCGAAAATATTGGAAACTTGAAGAATTTAAAAGAGCTAAATCTTTCGTTTAATAAATTGACAGGTGCAATTCCAAATTCAATTTGTGAATTAACACATTTAAATTCTTTGATCCTGTTCATGAATCAGCTTTCTGGTGAATTGCCAAAACAAATTGGGAATTTAAAGGAATTGGAGGTTGTCTCTTTATTTAATAATGGATTGTCTGGAGAACTTCCAACAACTTTATATGAATTGAAGAATTTAAAAGAGTTGATGTTGAGTAGTAATAACTTCTCCGGCCACATAAGTTGGAATGTGCAAAATTTGAAAGAATTGCAAAATCTAAGTTTGTTTGATAATAAAATGGATGGACAAATACCATTAGCTCTTGCTAAATTGGATAATCTGAGAAATATTAATTTATCTTATAATTCATTTTCAGGTACGGTGCCCAAAGTTTTGGCTGAGAAAGATGACTTTGATCTTACGATGAAAAGTGAATCTGGAATTGCTTACCAACTGCAAGTGACCAATAATGCAAAAGGTATTTTGGCTGCTGATGAATAA
- a CDS encoding DUF1761 domain-containing protein, which produces MNWIAVFVSALATLVVGFIWYNPKVFGTVWMNETGLTREELQKGNMLKIFGLTYFFSLLIVIVEMTLTIHQSGAVSMVGGFAKVNEALPSFKAFMADYGTAFRTFKHGAFHGFISGLFFAFPVIAINALFERKSWKYIWVHAGFWIVNLTIIGAIICAWL; this is translated from the coding sequence ATGAATTGGATCGCAGTTTTTGTCAGTGCATTAGCAACATTAGTAGTTGGATTTATTTGGTATAATCCCAAAGTATTTGGTACAGTATGGATGAATGAAACAGGCCTTACCCGTGAGGAACTCCAAAAAGGGAATATGTTGAAAATTTTTGGATTAACTTATTTTTTCTCACTTCTCATTGTCATAGTTGAAATGACATTGACAATACATCAATCAGGAGCCGTGAGTATGGTTGGGGGATTTGCAAAAGTAAATGAAGCGCTTCCTTCTTTCAAAGCCTTTATGGCCGATTATGGTACTGCATTCCGAACATTCAAACATGGAGCTTTTCATGGATTCATTTCCGGTTTATTTTTTGCTTTTCCTGTAATTGCAATAAATGCTTTATTCGAAAGAAAATCTTGGAAATATATTTGGGTTCATGCCGGTTTTTGGATAGTTAACTTAACTATTATTGGTGCAATAATCTGCGCTTGGCTGTAA
- a CDS encoding NAD(P)/FAD-dependent oxidoreductase, whose amino-acid sequence MVDYIIVGSGLAGISFADFALMNNKDIIVFNDDSQNSSKIAGGLYNPVILKRFSEVWQAQEQLQLMENFYSNLGGKIKSEVNFKIPILRKFFSVEEQNNWFTASDKPTLAPFLSTSLIFKTFEGIDSPFGYGEVLKTGYVDTALLVLEYHNFLLSKKLLRNETFDYNALVFTEDGLSYKGIDAKHIIFAEGFGMHANPFFNDLPLDGTKGELFIIKAPDLKLDVIVNTSVFILPLGHDLFKVGATYNWKDKTNLPTDEGRTELIERIQEIINCDFEIIRHYAGVRPTVSDRRPLVGTHAERKNVHILNGLGTRGVMIGPAMAKALYDNIENHIALDKEIDITRFAKRRERKS is encoded by the coding sequence ATGGTTGATTATATAATTGTTGGCTCCGGATTGGCCGGTATCTCTTTTGCAGATTTTGCCTTGATGAATAATAAGGATATTATAGTCTTTAATGATGATTCTCAAAATTCATCTAAAATTGCTGGTGGATTATACAATCCTGTAATTCTAAAGCGCTTTAGTGAAGTTTGGCAGGCTCAAGAGCAATTGCAGCTGATGGAAAATTTTTATTCAAATCTTGGTGGTAAAATTAAGTCGGAAGTTAATTTTAAAATACCTATTTTGAGGAAGTTTTTCTCTGTAGAAGAGCAGAATAATTGGTTTACAGCTTCAGATAAACCAACTTTAGCCCCTTTTTTATCGACCTCTTTAATTTTTAAAACTTTTGAAGGTATTGATTCTCCGTTCGGTTATGGTGAAGTATTAAAGACCGGATATGTTGATACTGCTTTGTTGGTTTTAGAATATCATAATTTTCTTTTGTCTAAAAAACTTTTACGAAATGAAACCTTTGATTATAATGCTTTAGTTTTTACTGAAGATGGTTTGTCGTATAAAGGTATAGATGCAAAACATATCATATTTGCCGAAGGTTTTGGAATGCATGCCAATCCTTTCTTTAATGATTTACCTTTAGATGGAACAAAGGGAGAATTGTTTATTATTAAAGCACCTGATTTGAAACTTGATGTTATTGTCAATACTAGTGTTTTTATTTTGCCTTTGGGACATGATTTGTTTAAAGTTGGTGCAACTTATAATTGGAAAGATAAAACTAATTTACCTACTGATGAAGGTAGAACAGAATTGATAGAAAGAATTCAAGAAATAATCAATTGTGATTTTGAAATTATTAGACACTATGCTGGTGTCCGGCCAACAGTTAGTGACCGAAGACCTTTAGTGGGGACGCATGCTGAACGCAAAAATGTACATATATTGAATGGATTGGGAACCCGAGGGGTAATGATTGGTCCTGCGATGGCAAAAGCTCTGTACGATAATATCGAAAATCATATCGCTTTGGATAAAGAAATTGATATTACCAGATTTGCTAAAAGAAGGGAAAGAAAGTCCTAA
- the gldL gene encoding gliding motility protein GldL gives MALLSKKAMNFTYGMGAAVVIIGALFKIQHYPGASALLIIGLCTEAFIFALSAFEPVEHELDWSLVYPELAGGEKSDKKPASDEVDGMLSSKLDAMLKEAKIDGALMSSLGNSIRNFEDASKNISPTVDSIAATKKYSEELSMAAAQMESLNSLYKVQLESASRNAEANKEIAENASKLKEQMQSMTANIASLNNVYGGMLSAMSNKG, from the coding sequence ATGGCATTATTGAGCAAAAAAGCAATGAATTTTACCTATGGTATGGGAGCGGCAGTAGTAATTATCGGAGCCCTATTTAAAATTCAACATTATCCGGGCGCTAGTGCATTATTAATAATTGGTCTTTGTACAGAAGCTTTCATTTTTGCTCTATCGGCATTTGAGCCAGTTGAACATGAATTAGATTGGTCTTTAGTGTATCCTGAATTGGCAGGTGGGGAGAAATCTGATAAAAAACCAGCTTCTGATGAAGTTGATGGAATGTTGTCATCAAAATTGGATGCAATGTTGAAAGAAGCTAAAATTGACGGTGCATTAATGAGTAGTCTTGGAAACAGTATTAGAAATTTTGAAGATGCTTCAAAAAACATTTCTCCTACTGTAGATTCAATTGCAGCAACAAAAAAATACAGCGAAGAATTGTCTATGGCTGCTGCTCAAATGGAGTCTTTAAATAGCTTGTATAAAGTACAATTGGAAAGTGCTTCAAGAAATGCTGAGGCTAACAAAGAAATTGCTGAAAATGCAAGTAAATTAAAAGAGCAAATGCAATCAATGACAGCAAATATTGCATCTTTGAACAATGTATATGGCGGTATGCTTTCTGCTATGAGTAATAAAGGATAA
- a CDS encoding 4a-hydroxytetrahydrobiopterin dehydratase, producing MQTYNEETAGPFLENLSEWRFKENAIEKDFKFKNFSQALAFIVQVGVFAEKMNHHPELFNVYNKVNIRLNTHDSGGVTTKDFDLAGQIESLFQ from the coding sequence ATGCAAACTTATAATGAAGAAACAGCAGGCCCATTTTTAGAAAATTTAAGCGAATGGCGTTTTAAAGAGAATGCGATAGAAAAGGATTTTAAGTTCAAGAATTTTTCGCAGGCGTTAGCGTTTATTGTTCAGGTTGGTGTTTTTGCTGAAAAAATGAATCACCATCCAGAGCTTTTTAATGTGTATAATAAGGTAAACATACGGTTGAATACTCACGATTCAGGAGGGGTAACTACAAAAGATTTCGATTTGGCCGGTCAAATAGAAAGTTTGTTCCAATAA